GTGATTTTTCAAATTTAAAAGCTCGCATTAAAACTCGCACTGCAATTTCTCCAGTGTTAGGGTTTAAAAAACTTAAGACTTGAGCATTTTCTGCTTTAATATTCTCGACAGATGTGTAAGACAAAAAGGACATTTTACCCTGTCTAGCAATAACTTTCTCTAGACCTTGAGCATTACTGTACATGGAAACTATAAGAAAAGAAATGAGTACTACTCTATTCATAAATAACATCCTTAAATTTTGATGCAATTTAACAAAATAGCGTCAAGAAGAAATCCTTTAAAAATTCCTTTTACCATTATTTTATCACCCACTTTAAGCTTGCTCATTGCCATATCTTGATCTCTCTGCATTTCACAAATAACGTTGCGTCCCATATTTTCACCTTCTAATATTAAAGAATACACACCATCACGTTGTGTAATGTTTTTTACTACTCCTTCAACTTCGATCGCCTTTTCTACATACCTTGCAAGCTCATCAGGATGGTCATCTTGTAACGGCAGGAAAAAATCTTGTGCCGTCATATTCAATTCTGTTTCTAAAGATTGCGTCTTAGCAGTTTTCTTAGCGCTTATTTTTATAACCACAAACAGCACAACAAAAACCATCATAATTCCTAAAAAAAATTTTATAACTTGATTGTTTGAACCCTTCATACTTACAAATATTGTGTTTTCAATACCGTTAATATTGCTACATAAATACT
The genomic region above belongs to Dokdonia sp. Dokd-P16 and contains:
- a CDS encoding OB-fold protein — its product is MKGSNNQVIKFFLGIMMVFVVLFVVIKISAKKTAKTQSLETELNMTAQDFFLPLQDDHPDELARYVEKAIEVEGVVKNITQRDGVYSLILEGENMGRNVICEMQRDQDMAMSKLKVGDKIMVKGIFKGFLLDAILLNCIKI